The Sebastes umbrosus isolate fSebUmb1 chromosome 10, fSebUmb1.pri, whole genome shotgun sequence nucleotide sequence tgcGTTTCATCAGTCCTCACACTGTCTCATGTAAAGAACTGTGTATTGTTTTATCAGCAGGTTCTGATGAATGGAGGATTGTCCTGATTGGGAAGACCGGGTCGGGGAAGAGTTCAGCAGGAAACACCATCTTGGGTCGAGAAGCTTTTGAGTCTGAACTTTCTGCAATATCTGTGACATCAGAATgcaggaaagaaagaggagaggttGGAGGACAAAAGGTTGCTGTGATCGACACTCCAGGACTGTTTGGGACCAGTTTAACCCATGAAGATGTGTGGAGGAAGATCAAGATGTGCATCGATATGTCCTCTCCTGGTCCTCACGCCTTCCTGGTGATTGTTCAGCTGGGCCGgttcacagaggaggagagacaaacCGTGAAAATGATTCAGGAGACTTTTGGTGGAGACGCCGATAAATACACGATGGTGTTGTTCACTTATGGAGACAAGCTGAAGAAACAAACCATTGAAGAGTTCATTTCAAAGAGCAAAGACCTGCCTGACATCATTGAGAAGTGT carries:
- the LOC119495559 gene encoding GTPase IMAP family member 9-like isoform X1 gives rise to the protein MVSTAGSDEWRIVLIGKTGSGKSSAGNTILGREAFESELSAISVTSECRKERGEVGGQKVAVIDTPGLFGTSLTHEDVWRKIKMCIDMSSPGPHAFLVIVQLGRFTEEERQTVKMIQETFGGDADKYTMVLFTYGDKLKKQTIEEFISKSKDLPDIIEKCHGRYHVFNNEVDDPSQVSQLLEKIDAMVEDNGGTYYTTEMYKRAEEETLRVG
- the LOC119495559 gene encoding GTPase IMAP family member 9-like isoform X2; this translates as MVSTGSDEWRIVLIGKTGSGKSSAGNTILGREAFESELSAISVTSECRKERGEVGGQKVAVIDTPGLFGTSLTHEDVWRKIKMCIDMSSPGPHAFLVIVQLGRFTEEERQTVKMIQETFGGDADKYTMVLFTYGDKLKKQTIEEFISKSKDLPDIIEKCHGRYHVFNNEVDDPSQVSQLLEKIDAMVEDNGGTYYTTEMYKRAEEETLRVG